A stretch of the Arachis stenosperma cultivar V10309 chromosome 6, arast.V10309.gnm1.PFL2, whole genome shotgun sequence genome encodes the following:
- the LOC130934240 gene encoding protein FAR1-RELATED SEQUENCE 5-like has translation MRAETRCGCHARMLLCMDDESGRWHVAYFSDAHNHHVLELRFSSMLPGHQRMSEAYIEQMNDMRKGGIGVSQIHGFIASLAGGYHNVPYTTRDMHNVNAKQRREDGLDVESCLSQIDYQVFGDVVAFNATYQKNVYLSPLVVFSGVNHHNQTVVFAAALVADEKKETYVWLLQQLQTSMKGKAPVSIIIDGDRQMKSAIEQVFPEAHHRLYTWHLLRNATSNIGKPKFTSMFRDCMLGDYEVRTFQRKWFEMVEKFGVADKRWVRGLAHCDITVVADFECAEGNLVMTTNLKQLEQSAADNYIRAIFYLFVPILDRACAMKVVDSEDNGSYFIHTVS, from the exons ATGAGGGCCGAGACACGGTGTGGATGCCATGCAAGGATGCTACTCTGCATGGACGATGAATCAGGACGTTGGCACGTTGCGTACTTTTCAGATGCGCATAACCACCACGTTCTTGAGTTGCGATTTTCTTCCATGCTCCCGGGCCATCAGAGGATGAGCGAAGCGTACATCGAGCAGATGAACGACATGCGCAAAGGGGGCATTGGCGTCTCCCAAATCCACGGTTTTATCGCGAGCTTGGCCGGCGGGTATCATAATGTCCCGTACACAACAAGGGACATGCACAATGTAAATGCGAAGCAAAGAAGGGAGGATGGCCTAGATGTGGAATCATGCTTAAG CCAAATTGATTACCAGGTGTTTGGAGACGTGGTTGCATTTAATGCAACGTACCAGAAAAACGTTTACCTTTCACCTCTTGTAGTATTCTCCGGTGTGAATCACCACAACCAAACGGTTGTCTTTGCCGCTGCACTGGTGGCAGACGAGAAAAAAGAGACCTATGTCTGGCTGCTTCAGCAGTTGCAAACTTCAATGAAAGGGAAGGCTCCCGTGTCCATAATAATCGACGGTGACAGGCAAATGAAGTCTGCGATCGAGCAAGTTTTTCCAGAGGCTCACCATCGACTCTACACTTGGCATCTACTCCGAAACGCCACGAGCAACATCGGAAAGCCCAAATTCACCAGTATGTTTAGGGATTGCATGCTTGGCGACTACGAGGTCCGAACATTCCAAAGAAAGTGGTTTGAGATGGTTGAGAAATTTGGCGTCGCCGATAAAAGATGG GTGCGAGGGCTTGCACATTGTGATATCACG GTGGTGGCTGATTTCGAGTGTGCAGAGGGTAACCTTGTTATGACCACCAACCTGAAACAGCTAGAGCAGAGTGCAGCCGACAACTACATTCGTGCGATATTCTATTTGTTTGTTCCCATTCTTGACAGGGCCTGTGCAATGAAGGTGGTTGACTCTGAAGACAACGGTTCCTATTTTATCCACACCGTCTCTTGA